The DNA window TGCCCAGATAGTAGGGCGGCTCTGGCACATTGGGGCTGAGTTCTAGGGTGCGTTCAAAGGCGGCGATCGCCTCGGGCCAACGTCCTTGCTGTTGCCGCACTAGTCCTAGGTTGTAGTAGGCCAGACCCATCGTCGGATCCAAGGCAATGGCATAGTCTAGATAGTCGGAGGCTTGATCATAATTAAAGCCCTCCAGCAACGCTGCGCCAAGATTGGCATAGGCCAGAGCAAACTGCGGATCGGCCACTGTGGCATTGTAAAACGCATCGGCCGCTGGCTGCAGTTGCCCCTGTTGGCGTAGGGCTAGACCGAGATTGTAGTGAGCCGGAGCCATGGACGGGTTGAGCTGCGTGGCTTGTCGGAAGGCGGCGATCGCTGCCTCAAGCTGCCCTTGCTGAATCGCCTCTAGACCAAGATTGAACTGTTCCTCTGCTGTACCTAAATTGGATGTTTGGGCTATTTGCCCATGGGGCAGATCCTGAGCATAGATTTCTGGACCATGGACACATACGCTCCCCAACGCCAGCGCTAGCCCCCCCATGCAGCCCACCCAACGCCATGATTTATGTTGTCTCATCTGCGATCGCCCCGCTCTGCTCATTTACGTCTAACAC is part of the Leptolyngbya sp. CCY15150 genome and encodes:
- a CDS encoding tetratricopeptide repeat protein; the encoded protein is MRQHKSWRWVGCMGGLALALGSVCVHGPEIYAQDLPHGQIAQTSNLGTAEEQFNLGLEAIQQGQLEAAIAAFRQATQLNPSMAPAHYNLGLALRQQGQLQPAADAFYNATVADPQFALAYANLGAALLEGFNYDQASDYLDYAIALDPTMGLAYYNLGLVRQQQGRWPEAIAAFERTLELSPNVPEPPYYLGMSYLQEQRLEDAIQAFQQAIALNPNYTEAHYSLGTIYLQQGQLEAAIGAFRQAAESNSNYPNAYYGAGLAFMQQGKYADARQVLEYARDLFSAQGNPEWAANAERLMQQAQSQL